One Chryseobacterium indoltheticum DNA segment encodes these proteins:
- the rplX gene encoding 50S ribosomal protein L24 → MSKLKIKRGDNVIITTGKKDIKGKTGEVIEVIKKEGRDPRVIVAGLNIVKKHVKPSASNPQGGITEKEASIHISNVALVGKDGKAIRVGYKIEGDKKVRINKKTGETL, encoded by the coding sequence ATGTCAAAGTTAAAAATAAAAAGAGGAGATAACGTAATCATTACTACTGGTAAAAAAGATATCAAAGGTAAAACTGGTGAAGTTATTGAAGTGATCAAAAAAGAAGGAAGAGACCCTAGAGTTATTGTTGCAGGACTAAACATCGTTAAAAAACACGTTAAGCCTTCAGCTTCTAACCCTCAAGGAGGAATCACTGAGAAGGAAGCTTCTATTCATATCTCAAACGTAGCTTTAGTTGGTAAAGACGGAAAAGCTATCAGAGTAGGTTATAAAATCGAAGGAGATAAGAAAGTAAGAATCAACAAAAAAACGGGTGAAACTTTATAA
- the rplW gene encoding 50S ribosomal protein L23 yields MSLIIKPVISEKANYLTDLRGAYSFLVQPKANKIQIKNAIEQAYGVKVADVRTMIYAPKVSSKYTKKGLQVGKTNKLKKAVITLAEGEVIDIFAVN; encoded by the coding sequence ATGTCACTAATTATTAAACCAGTTATTTCAGAAAAAGCAAACTATCTTACAGATTTAAGAGGTGCTTATTCTTTCTTAGTACAACCTAAGGCGAATAAAATCCAGATTAAAAATGCAATAGAGCAAGCTTACGGTGTGAAAGTAGCAGACGTTAGAACCATGATTTATGCTCCTAAAGTTTCTTCGAAATACACGAAAAAAGGTCTTCAAGTAGGGAAGACAAACAAATTAAAAAAGGCGGTTATCACTCTTGCTGAAGGAGAAGTAATCGACATTTTTGCTGTAAATTAA
- the rpsQ gene encoding 30S ribosomal protein S17: protein MDRNLRKERIGVVSSNKMEKTIVVSETTRVKHPMYGKFVLKTKKYTAHDENNECNEGDTVLISETRPLSKSKRWRLVRIIEKAK from the coding sequence ATGGATAGAAATTTAAGAAAAGAAAGAATCGGAGTGGTTTCCAGCAATAAAATGGAAAAAACTATTGTTGTTAGTGAAACGACTAGAGTAAAACACCCGATGTACGGTAAATTCGTTTTGAAAACGAAAAAATATACTGCACACGACGAGAACAACGAATGCAACGAAGGAGATACAGTTTTAATTTCTGAAACTAGACCTTTGAGCAAGAGTAAGAGATGGAGATTAGTAAGAATCATTGAAAAAGCTAAGTAA
- a CDS encoding GLPGLI family protein, producing the protein MMKFFISILIFCSALISAQQTKILDNFSMKASSYDAKVFEKSNLNIYYQFKFLKDTKVSQNPREGLCVLQIGENYSKFSDTKTLQRDSMFEKFSHLESVGAREMNQLFMYNPLWNMESLKSAVDKKVTYQKRYKTKYEYEEAQPELKWQLHNESKKILDYSCKKATVKYRGREFIAWYAADIPVNNGPYIFEGLPGLILELEDSQNKYHFTAVGIDKKPMDIYLRNDKGILKISRTKFREVEKTYHDNPGAFHGKAINEDGSPMVVKSKPFLYDPFELE; encoded by the coding sequence ATGATGAAGTTTTTTATTTCAATTTTGATCTTTTGTTCTGCTTTAATTTCTGCTCAGCAAACTAAAATTCTTGACAATTTTTCGATGAAAGCATCATCTTACGATGCAAAGGTTTTTGAGAAGAGCAATCTTAATATTTATTATCAGTTTAAATTTTTAAAAGACACAAAGGTTTCTCAAAACCCGAGAGAAGGGTTGTGTGTTTTACAAATTGGCGAAAACTATTCAAAGTTCAGCGATACAAAAACATTGCAAAGAGATTCTATGTTTGAGAAATTTTCTCATCTTGAAAGTGTCGGTGCCAGAGAAATGAATCAACTTTTCATGTACAATCCTTTATGGAATATGGAAAGTTTAAAATCGGCAGTTGATAAAAAAGTTACTTATCAAAAACGATACAAAACAAAATACGAATATGAAGAAGCGCAGCCGGAATTGAAGTGGCAACTTCATAACGAATCGAAGAAAATTCTTGATTACAGCTGTAAAAAGGCAACTGTAAAATACAGAGGAAGAGAATTTATCGCTTGGTATGCAGCAGATATTCCCGTAAACAACGGTCCTTATATTTTTGAAGGTTTACCGGGTTTGATTTTAGAACTTGAAGATTCACAAAATAAATATCATTTTACAGCAGTTGGAATTGATAAAAAACCAATGGATATTTATCTACGAAACGACAAAGGAATCCTAAAGATAAGCAGAACAAAGTTTAGAGAAGTTGAGAAAACGTATCACGATAATCCGGGTGCTTTTCATGGTAAAGCTATAAACGAGGATGGTTCACCGATGGTTGTTAAATCAAAACCTTTTCTCTACGATCCGTTTGAATTAGAATAA
- the rplN gene encoding 50S ribosomal protein L14: MLQTESRLKVADNTGAKEVLVIRVLGGTRRRYASVGDKIVVTIKDSTPSGNAKKGQVSKAVVVRTKKAVRRKDGSYIKFEDNACVLLNAGGEMRGTRVFGPVARELRDKEYMKIISLAPEVL, encoded by the coding sequence ATGTTACAAACAGAATCAAGATTAAAAGTTGCTGATAACACAGGTGCAAAAGAAGTACTAGTTATTAGAGTTCTGGGAGGAACCAGAAGAAGATATGCTTCAGTTGGTGATAAAATCGTAGTTACTATTAAAGATTCTACACCATCAGGAAACGCAAAAAAAGGTCAGGTATCTAAAGCAGTTGTAGTAAGAACAAAAAAAGCAGTAAGAAGAAAAGATGGCTCGTACATCAAATTTGAAGACAACGCTTGTGTTTTACTAAACGCTGGAGGAGAAATGAGAGGAACACGTGTTTTTGGACCGGTTGCTCGTGAGTTGAGAGACAAAGAATATATGAAAATCATTTCATTAGCTCCTGAAGTACTTTAA
- a CDS encoding TonB-dependent siderophore receptor, translated as MKKTVSVSLLILGVAFSKAQQKVNDTIRKETTIEEVELFGEKNKQPEGLEVITRLPLKPRDQIQSISVVSHKVIEDLGGLTVTDVAKNIPGVTQFGSYGGTRESMSIRGYRGVPVLKNGVMMDSDFRTGGMLTDMQGVESIQVIKGSAAVTQGIGDGLGSAGGVINVVTKIPKFINETNVGFRYGSWDFYRPTVDFQRVLDNKGKIAVRLNAAYQDNNSFRRFVNTDRIYVNPSVAFRPDDKTEIVAEMDYMKNNTTPDRGTVNLAKGDTEAIYQMPGRKFLGFSTDNAATETFNFSTTATRRLTDKLKVRAAFMNSSYSTNIVGAALAPIDRNNPNEIRNRTLAKSEREDLNKVFQFDFIGADVMTGFMKHTFQVGFDWKESDVTTTSYNAKDVDQINVLNDINNILPSNIDAGNFALINKNPIVNTLAPTMGLMAQDVVTFNKYLKAHLGVRYSRLNGSDKDKNYAWNPSFGLMISPIENMNVFGSYTTTTGLRSANNVLATGGTVGASTTKQWEAGIKSDWLNEKLRFNLTFFDIKTDNLSYEILNGNNGTGTYALAGELQRRGMEVELIGKILPNLQIMTGWAYVDAQYQDSPSFVNGSAPINTPKHSANGWLNYKFNQGILEGLDIGAGIYYVGIRPVDDYKQIYTTAVGGHVNGTQPGEKPFNMPEYTTVDAQVGYRFKNGFGLRVFLNNIFDSVGYNSYFRGGYIDQIQPRNFSAQINYKF; from the coding sequence ATGAAAAAAACGGTATCTGTCTCATTGCTAATTTTGGGAGTAGCTTTTTCTAAAGCACAACAAAAAGTAAACGATACAATAAGAAAAGAAACCACGATTGAAGAGGTAGAACTTTTTGGAGAAAAAAACAAACAACCTGAAGGTTTGGAAGTGATTACAAGGTTACCTCTTAAACCGAGAGATCAGATTCAAAGCATCTCTGTAGTTTCCCACAAAGTAATTGAAGATTTGGGTGGACTTACCGTAACTGATGTTGCAAAAAATATTCCTGGTGTTACTCAATTTGGAAGCTATGGCGGAACCAGAGAAAGCATGTCTATAAGAGGATATCGTGGGGTTCCTGTTTTGAAAAACGGAGTCATGATGGATTCTGATTTCCGTACCGGAGGAATGCTTACAGATATGCAGGGTGTCGAAAGTATTCAAGTGATTAAAGGTTCAGCTGCAGTTACACAGGGGATTGGTGATGGTCTTGGTTCTGCAGGAGGAGTGATCAATGTGGTGACTAAAATTCCAAAATTTATTAATGAAACGAATGTTGGTTTCAGATACGGAAGTTGGGACTTTTACAGACCGACTGTAGATTTTCAAAGAGTCTTAGATAATAAAGGTAAGATTGCAGTTCGCTTAAATGCAGCTTATCAAGACAATAATAGTTTCAGAAGATTTGTAAACACAGATCGTATTTATGTGAATCCATCAGTAGCTTTCCGTCCGGATGACAAAACGGAAATCGTTGCCGAAATGGATTACATGAAAAACAATACAACTCCTGATAGAGGAACGGTAAATTTAGCCAAAGGTGACACGGAAGCTATTTATCAAATGCCCGGAAGAAAATTTTTAGGTTTTTCAACTGATAATGCAGCGACTGAGACTTTTAACTTCTCTACCACAGCCACAAGAAGACTTACTGATAAGTTGAAAGTAAGAGCTGCATTTATGAATTCTTCTTATAGCACCAATATCGTAGGGGCAGCTTTGGCTCCAATCGATCGAAATAATCCAAATGAAATTAGAAATAGAACTTTGGCAAAATCTGAACGTGAAGATTTAAATAAAGTTTTTCAATTTGATTTCATTGGTGCAGATGTAATGACAGGCTTTATGAAACATACTTTTCAGGTTGGTTTTGACTGGAAAGAATCTGATGTGACTACAACTTCTTATAATGCAAAAGATGTTGACCAAATCAACGTTTTAAATGATATTAATAATATTCTTCCTTCAAATATTGACGCCGGAAACTTTGCTTTGATTAATAAAAATCCTATCGTAAATACATTAGCTCCTACAATGGGTTTAATGGCTCAGGATGTTGTTACTTTTAATAAATATTTAAAGGCTCATTTGGGGGTTCGTTACAGCAGATTAAATGGATCTGACAAAGACAAAAATTATGCTTGGAATCCATCTTTCGGATTAATGATTTCGCCAATTGAAAATATGAATGTTTTTGGATCATATACTACCACTACAGGTTTGCGAAGTGCAAATAATGTTTTGGCAACAGGAGGAACTGTTGGTGCTTCAACCACAAAACAATGGGAAGCCGGAATTAAATCTGATTGGTTAAATGAAAAATTACGTTTCAATCTTACCTTCTTTGATATAAAAACAGATAATTTGTCGTACGAAATTTTGAATGGAAACAATGGTACAGGAACATACGCTTTAGCAGGAGAACTTCAAAGAAGAGGAATGGAAGTAGAATTAATAGGAAAAATTCTTCCAAACTTACAGATTATGACAGGTTGGGCGTATGTAGATGCTCAATATCAGGATAGTCCTTCATTTGTAAATGGTTCAGCGCCAATTAATACTCCAAAACATTCTGCTAATGGCTGGTTAAATTACAAATTCAATCAAGGTATTTTAGAGGGTCTTGACATTGGAGCAGGTATTTATTATGTAGGAATAAGACCTGTGGATGATTATAAACAAATTTATACTACTGCAGTTGGAGGACATGTAAACGGAACGCAGCCTGGAGAAAAACCTTTCAATATGCCGGAATATACAACAGTTGATGCACAAGTGGGTTACAGGTTTAAAAATGGATTCGGTCTAAGAGTTTTCTTAAATAATATCTTTGATTCTGTAGGATACAATTCGTATTTCAGAGGTGGGTATATCGATCAGATTCAGCCACGAAATTTCTCAGCACAAATTAATTATAAATTTTAA
- the rpmC gene encoding 50S ribosomal protein L29 — protein MKQAEIKNLSLEDVQAKLTEAKAQFSKMKLAHKISPLENPIQIRDLRKTIARLNTELTNKQ, from the coding sequence ATGAAACAAGCTGAAATTAAAAATCTAAGCCTTGAAGATGTTCAAGCTAAATTGACTGAAGCTAAAGCTCAATTTTCAAAAATGAAATTGGCTCACAAAATCAGTCCACTTGAAAATCCGATCCAAATCAGAGATTTGAGAAAAACAATCGCAAGATTAAACACTGAGTTAACTAACAAACAATAA
- the rplV gene encoding 50S ribosomal protein L22, whose amino-acid sequence MGSRKRESALARKLTNQDVVKALHNDCPSSPRKMRLVADIIRGVEVEKALSILKYSKKDASNKLEKVLLSAMANWQSKNEGADIEEANLIVKEIFVDSARQLKRLRPAPQGRGYRIRKRSNHITLILGTKEN is encoded by the coding sequence ATGGGATCAAGAAAAAGAGAAAGTGCATTAGCACGTAAATTAACAAATCAAGATGTAGTAAAAGCATTACACAACGATTGCCCTTCATCTCCAAGAAAGATGAGATTAGTAGCTGATATCATCAGAGGGGTAGAAGTTGAAAAAGCTTTAAGCATCCTAAAATATTCGAAAAAAGACGCTTCAAACAAATTAGAGAAAGTACTTCTTTCTGCGATGGCTAACTGGCAATCTAAGAACGAAGGTGCAGATATCGAAGAAGCTAACCTTATCGTTAAAGAAATTTTTGTAGACAGTGCAAGACAATTGAAGAGACTGAGACCAGCGCCACAAGGTAGAGGGTACAGAATCAGAAAAAGATCAAACCACATTACACTAATCTTAGGAACAAAAGAAAATTAA
- the rplD gene encoding 50S ribosomal protein L4, giving the protein MELVVLNTSGKETGKKVTLDETVFGIEPNKHAVYLEVKQYLAAQRQGTHKSKERSEITASTKKLKKQKGSGSARYGDIKSPTFRGGGRVFGPKPRDYRFKLNKALKRLAKKSVLSQKMKDNSIRIVEGLSIAAPKTKDFVTILNALALNDKKSLFILPDTNKNVYLSSRNLPKTKVMKFNEISSYDLINAGEIVFLEGAVEKFQENLKK; this is encoded by the coding sequence ATGGAACTAGTAGTATTAAATACATCAGGAAAAGAAACCGGAAAAAAAGTAACTCTAGACGAAACAGTATTCGGAATTGAGCCAAATAAGCACGCGGTTTACTTAGAAGTAAAACAATATCTTGCTGCTCAGCGTCAAGGTACTCATAAATCAAAAGAAAGAAGCGAAATTACTGCTTCTACTAAAAAACTTAAGAAGCAAAAAGGATCTGGTTCTGCTAGATACGGTGATATTAAATCTCCTACTTTTAGAGGTGGAGGTAGAGTATTCGGTCCTAAGCCAAGAGACTACAGATTCAAATTGAATAAAGCTCTTAAGAGATTAGCAAAAAAATCTGTTCTTTCTCAAAAAATGAAAGACAACAGCATTAGAATCGTGGAAGGTTTGAGCATTGCTGCTCCTAAAACTAAAGATTTCGTTACTATCTTGAATGCATTGGCATTGAACGATAAGAAGTCTTTATTCATTCTTCCTGATACTAACAAGAATGTGTATTTATCTTCAAGAAACTTGCCTAAGACTAAAGTTATGAAATTCAACGAAATTTCTTCTTATGACTTAATCAACGCAGGTGAGATCGTTTTCTTAGAAGGTGCAGTTGAAAAATTCCAGGAAAATTTAAAGAAATAA
- the rpsC gene encoding 30S ribosomal protein S3 produces the protein MGQKTNPIGNRLGIIRGWDSNWFGGNDYGDRIAEDYKIRRYLEARLSKGGISKIYIERTLKLVTVTITTARPGLIIGKGGQEVDKLKEELKKLTKKDIQINIFEIKRPELDAVLVADSIAKQIENRISYRRAVKMAIASTMRMGAEGIKVQISGRLNGAEMARSESFKDGRIPLSTFRADIDYHIGEALTQYGKLGVKVWIMKGEVYGKRDLMPLVGQQKKGGPSGGGNRGDRDNRRPSRDKKNN, from the coding sequence ATGGGACAGAAGACAAATCCAATTGGTAACAGATTAGGTATCATCAGAGGATGGGATTCTAACTGGTTTGGCGGAAACGATTATGGAGACAGAATCGCGGAAGACTACAAAATCAGAAGATACCTTGAAGCAAGATTATCTAAAGGTGGTATTTCAAAAATTTATATTGAAAGAACACTTAAATTAGTAACCGTAACAATCACTACTGCTAGACCGGGATTAATCATCGGGAAAGGAGGTCAGGAAGTTGACAAGTTAAAAGAAGAATTGAAGAAACTTACTAAAAAGGATATTCAAATCAATATTTTCGAAATCAAAAGACCTGAGCTTGATGCAGTATTAGTTGCAGACAGTATCGCTAAGCAAATCGAAAACAGAATCTCTTACAGAAGAGCCGTGAAAATGGCTATCGCTTCTACAATGAGAATGGGTGCTGAAGGTATCAAAGTTCAAATCTCTGGTAGATTGAACGGTGCTGAAATGGCAAGATCTGAGTCTTTCAAAGACGGAAGAATCCCATTGTCTACTTTCAGAGCAGATATCGACTATCATATCGGTGAGGCATTAACTCAGTACGGTAAGTTAGGAGTTAAAGTTTGGATCATGAAAGGAGAAGTTTATGGTAAGAGAGATCTTATGCCGCTAGTAGGACAACAGAAAAAAGGTGGTCCTTCAGGAGGTGGAAACAGAGGAGATAGAGATAACAGAAGACCTTCAAGAGATAAAAAAAATAATTAA
- the rplE gene encoding 50S ribosomal protein L5, with protein MEYIARPKKAYKETIVPAMMEEFGYKSVMQVPRLEKIILSQGLGDATADKKIIDYAVEELTNITGQKAVGTISKKDEAAFKLRKGMPVGAKVTLRAQKMYEFLDRLTSSALPRIRDFSGIKADGFDGRGNYNLGITEQIIFPEIVIDKVKKIQGMDITFVTTAKTDKEAKALLTHFGLPFKKN; from the coding sequence ATGGAATATATAGCAAGACCCAAAAAAGCATATAAAGAAACGATTGTTCCTGCAATGATGGAAGAATTCGGATACAAATCAGTAATGCAGGTACCAAGACTAGAGAAAATTATTTTATCTCAAGGTTTAGGAGACGCTACTGCTGATAAAAAGATCATCGATTATGCTGTAGAAGAACTTACAAATATCACTGGTCAAAAGGCTGTTGGTACTATCTCTAAGAAAGATGAAGCTGCTTTCAAACTAAGAAAAGGTATGCCTGTAGGTGCTAAGGTAACTCTTAGAGCTCAGAAAATGTACGAATTCTTAGATAGATTAACTTCTTCTGCTTTGCCACGTATCAGAGATTTTTCTGGTATCAAAGCTGACGGTTTCGACGGTAGAGGTAACTATAACTTAGGTATTACTGAGCAGATTATCTTCCCTGAGATCGTAATCGACAAAGTAAAGAAAATCCAAGGTATGGATATCACTTTCGTTACTACTGCGAAAACAGATAAAGAAGCTAAAGCATTATTAACTCACTTCGGTTTACCATTCAAAAAGAACTAA
- the rplP gene encoding 50S ribosomal protein L16, with protein MLQPKRTKFRRVHKMKMKGIAQRGNQLAYGTFGIKANEGAWITARQIEAARIAATRYMKREGQLWIKIFPDKPITKKPAEVRMGKGKGAVEYWVAVVKPGKIMFEVGGVSYDIAKEALRLAAQKLPVTTRFIVANDFVKPL; from the coding sequence ATGTTACAACCAAAAAGAACCAAATTCCGTAGAGTTCATAAGATGAAAATGAAGGGGATTGCTCAGAGAGGTAATCAACTTGCTTATGGAACTTTCGGAATTAAAGCTAACGAAGGTGCTTGGATCACTGCAAGACAAATCGAAGCTGCTCGTATCGCTGCGACAAGATATATGAAAAGAGAAGGTCAACTATGGATCAAAATATTCCCGGATAAGCCTATTACCAAGAAACCAGCCGAAGTAAGGATGGGTAAAGGTAAAGGTGCTGTAGAATATTGGGTAGCTGTAGTAAAACCAGGTAAAATTATGTTCGAAGTTGGAGGTGTATCTTACGATATCGCTAAAGAAGCTTTAAGACTTGCTGCACAGAAATTACCAGTTACGACTAGATTTATAGTTGCTAACGATTTTGTTAAACCTCTTTAA
- a CDS encoding low affinity iron permease family protein, with the protein MATSDRSIFEKFSNWATKFTGSSYAFLGAVAIVVIWAVSGPVFNYSETWQLVINTGTTIITFLMVFLIQKSQNKDSKAIQIKLNELIAANEKASNRIVDIEDLTEKELDQLHCYYEKLADFAEEDNDIHASHSIDAAKRNQDYKHDFFKKKHDEWLAKQNK; encoded by the coding sequence ATGGCAACATCAGATAGAAGTATTTTTGAGAAATTTTCAAATTGGGCAACCAAATTTACGGGCAGTTCGTATGCGTTTTTGGGAGCGGTTGCGATTGTGGTAATTTGGGCTGTTTCCGGACCTGTTTTTAATTATTCCGAAACCTGGCAGTTGGTTATCAATACAGGAACAACGATTATTACTTTTCTGATGGTTTTTCTGATTCAGAAATCTCAAAATAAAGATTCTAAGGCTATTCAAATTAAATTAAATGAGCTGATTGCTGCCAACGAAAAAGCAAGCAACAGGATTGTCGACATCGAAGATCTTACCGAGAAAGAGCTCGACCAGTTGCATTGCTATTACGAAAAACTGGCTGATTTTGCTGAAGAAGACAATGATATTCACGCCTCACATTCTATAGATGCAGCGAAAAGAAATCAGGATTACAAACATGACTTTTTCAAAAAGAAGCATGATGAATGGCTGGCTAAGCAAAATAAATAA
- the rplB gene encoding 50S ribosomal protein L2, translating to MSVRKLKPITPGQRFRIVNNFEEITTNKPEKSLTVGISKSGGRNQTGKMTMRYTGGGHKKKYRIIDFKRNKHDVEATVKTVEYDPNRTAFIALVEYADGEKRYIIAPNGIKVDQKIISGESVEPNIGNAMKLKNIPLGTVISCVEMKPGQGAILARSAGSSAQLTSRDGKYAIIKLPSGESRMILTECYAMIGSVSNSDHQLTVSGKAGRSRWLGRRPRTRPVVMNPVDHPMGGGEGRSSGGHPRSRNGMPAKGYKTRKKNKVSNRYIVSKRK from the coding sequence ATGTCTGTTAGAAAATTAAAACCTATCACCCCAGGACAGAGATTCAGAATTGTAAACAATTTTGAGGAAATTACTACCAACAAACCAGAGAAATCTCTAACTGTTGGTATTAGTAAGTCAGGTGGACGTAACCAAACTGGTAAAATGACCATGCGTTACACCGGAGGTGGACACAAAAAGAAATACAGAATTATCGACTTCAAAAGAAACAAGCATGATGTTGAAGCAACGGTAAAAACTGTAGAATATGATCCAAACAGAACTGCTTTCATCGCTTTAGTGGAGTACGCAGACGGAGAGAAGAGATATATCATCGCTCCAAACGGAATCAAAGTTGACCAAAAAATTATTTCTGGCGAAAGCGTAGAACCGAACATCGGTAACGCAATGAAATTGAAAAATATTCCATTGGGTACTGTAATTTCTTGTGTTGAAATGAAGCCTGGTCAAGGTGCTATTTTAGCAAGAAGTGCTGGTTCTTCAGCTCAGTTGACTTCAAGGGACGGGAAATATGCAATCATCAAATTGCCTTCAGGAGAATCTAGAATGATCCTTACTGAGTGCTATGCAATGATTGGATCTGTTTCTAACTCTGATCACCAGTTGACTGTATCAGGTAAGGCTGGTAGAAGCAGATGGTTAGGTAGAAGACCTAGAACAAGACCAGTAGTAATGAACCCTGTAGATCACCCAATGGGAGGTGGTGAAGGACGTTCTTCTGGAGGTCACCCAAGATCTAGAAACGGTATGCCGGCTAAAGGTTACAAAACTAGAAAGAAAAACAAAGTGTCTAACCGTTACATCGTATCTAAAAGAAAATAA
- the rplC gene encoding 50S ribosomal protein L3: MSGIIGKKIGMTSLFDENGKNMPCTVIQAGPCSVLQVRTIEKDGYKSVQLGFDDKSEKNVGKALAGHFKKAGSAPKAKLVEFYREFVDEVKVGEEVKVNLFAEGEFVDVTGTSKGKGFQGVVKRHGFGGVMQATHGQHNRLRAPGSIGAGSDPSRVFKGMRMAGRMGGKQVTVQNLQVLKVDQEQNLLVVKGAVPGAKNSYVIIRKWN, translated from the coding sequence ATGTCAGGTATTATTGGAAAAAAAATTGGGATGACTTCTCTGTTTGACGAAAACGGCAAAAATATGCCGTGTACCGTTATTCAGGCAGGTCCTTGCTCAGTTTTACAGGTCAGAACCATTGAAAAGGACGGATACAAATCTGTTCAGTTAGGTTTCGATGACAAGAGTGAAAAGAACGTTGGTAAAGCGTTAGCTGGCCATTTTAAAAAGGCTGGTTCTGCTCCTAAAGCTAAGTTGGTAGAATTCTACAGAGAATTCGTAGACGAAGTAAAAGTAGGAGAGGAAGTAAAAGTTAATCTATTCGCTGAAGGTGAATTTGTTGACGTAACAGGAACTTCAAAAGGTAAAGGCTTCCAGGGTGTTGTTAAAAGACACGGTTTTGGAGGTGTAATGCAAGCTACTCACGGTCAGCACAACAGACTTAGAGCTCCAGGTTCTATCGGTGCGGGGTCGGATCCTTCGAGAGTATTCAAAGGAATGAGAATGGCAGGTAGAATGGGAGGTAAGCAGGTAACTGTACAAAACCTTCAAGTATTAAAAGTGGATCAAGAACAAAATCTTTTAGTAGTAAAAGGTGCTGTTCCGGGAGCTAAAAATTCTTATGTAATTATCAGAAAATGGAACTAG
- a CDS encoding GLPGLI family protein, with translation MKKLILLLFPLIISAQTHRFVYQFHYKLDSTATELAAENMILDVNPDDVKFYPYSYAETDSLNIIRDQRVSRWDDHLPALVRKKNSFENTSLILMNDFFSLKSTDKMNWKLLNDTKVEGQYTLQKATTTFGGRNWIAWFSKDVNLSEGPYKFRGLPGLIFEIEDDKNNFMFKLSKSMKLPKTYEAKFLESFAGKKPLPVTEKIIAKKQLELYNDPLQDIAEAFKSNTNPETTFYVSSVQIKSLDQLKGMSDERRKAMLRENNPIEIDKAIKYPVN, from the coding sequence ATGAAAAAACTGATTTTATTATTGTTTCCTTTAATCATTTCAGCACAAACCCATCGATTCGTTTATCAGTTTCATTACAAATTAGATTCAACAGCAACAGAATTGGCTGCCGAAAATATGATTTTGGATGTCAATCCTGATGATGTGAAATTTTATCCTTATTCTTATGCGGAAACTGATTCTTTAAATATTATCCGTGATCAAAGAGTGTCAAGATGGGATGATCATCTTCCTGCTCTCGTTAGAAAAAAGAACTCTTTTGAAAATACTTCATTGATTTTAATGAATGATTTTTTCTCTTTAAAATCAACCGACAAAATGAATTGGAAGCTTTTGAATGATACCAAAGTTGAGGGGCAATATACTTTACAAAAAGCAACTACAACTTTTGGCGGAAGAAATTGGATCGCATGGTTTTCAAAAGACGTTAATCTGAGCGAAGGACCATACAAATTTCGGGGGCTTCCCGGATTGATTTTCGAGATTGAAGACGATAAGAATAATTTTATGTTTAAGCTTTCAAAAAGTATGAAACTGCCTAAAACATATGAAGCTAAGTTCCTTGAAAGTTTTGCAGGGAAAAAACCACTTCCCGTTACAGAGAAAATCATTGCAAAAAAGCAGTTAGAACTTTACAACGATCCTTTGCAAGATATCGCTGAAGCTTTCAAATCTAATACCAATCCCGAAACTACATTTTACGTTTCCAGTGTTCAGATAAAAAGTTTAGACCAGCTAAAAGGAATGTCAGATGAACGAAGAAAAGCAATGCTAAGAGAAAACAATCCAATCGAGATTGATAAGGCGATAAAGTATCCTGTTAATTAA
- the rpsS gene encoding 30S ribosomal protein S19 gives MARSLKKGPFIHYTLDKKVQANVESGKKTVIKTWSRASMISPDFVGQTIAVHNGKSFIPVYVTENMVGHKLGEFSPTRSFRGHGGNKNKGSR, from the coding sequence ATGGCAAGATCACTTAAAAAAGGACCATTCATTCACTATACTTTAGATAAGAAGGTTCAGGCAAATGTAGAGTCTGGTAAGAAGACTGTTATCAAAACTTGGTCTAGAGCATCAATGATCTCTCCAGACTTTGTAGGACAAACTATTGCTGTGCACAACGGGAAATCTTTTATCCCGGTTTACGTTACAGAAAACATGGTAGGTCACAAGCTAGGCGAATTTTCTCCAACAAGATCTTTCAGAGGTCATGGTGGTAACAAAAACAAAGGAAGCAGATAA